Proteins encoded by one window of Halobacteriovorax sp. GB3:
- the secF gene encoding protein translocase subunit SecF, translating to MFEIIKANTNFNFTNKFTLTSILSVIVVVASLAGVFTKMQYGVDFRGGAEIQVKFTEHVPLNDLRKDMSKAGFKGLTAQSIGEESANEYLLKVAASEEKLNQVTQKATESLNSLYASKGIEIRKVDIVGPKAGAQLRISGFQAMLWALIAIMIYIGLRFDFKYSPGAIVALFHDVSIILGVFAFTGTEFTLQTVAALLAVIGYSVNDTVIVYDRVREHEARFIGRPLSEHINNAVNETLSRTFLTSGTTLFVSMTMLFFGGLAIRDFFLAISLGVIIGTYSSIFVAAPVTLLFDRMKAEKNETNETVNA from the coding sequence ATGTTTGAAATTATCAAAGCAAATACAAATTTTAACTTCACTAACAAGTTTACGTTAACTTCAATCCTTAGTGTGATTGTTGTTGTTGCTTCACTTGCTGGTGTATTTACAAAAATGCAATACGGTGTCGACTTTAGGGGGGGAGCTGAGATTCAAGTGAAATTCACTGAACACGTTCCACTCAATGATCTGCGTAAAGATATGTCAAAAGCAGGTTTCAAAGGACTAACGGCTCAATCTATTGGTGAGGAGTCGGCCAATGAATACCTTTTAAAAGTCGCTGCTTCAGAAGAGAAACTTAACCAGGTTACTCAAAAAGCAACTGAGTCTCTTAACTCTCTTTATGCCTCAAAAGGTATTGAGATTAGAAAAGTTGATATCGTTGGTCCAAAGGCCGGTGCTCAACTTAGAATCTCTGGTTTCCAAGCGATGCTTTGGGCCTTGATTGCAATTATGATCTATATTGGTCTTAGATTTGACTTCAAATACTCACCGGGAGCTATCGTGGCACTTTTCCACGATGTTTCAATCATCCTAGGGGTATTTGCTTTCACGGGAACTGAGTTTACACTGCAAACAGTTGCTGCACTTCTAGCGGTTATTGGTTACTCGGTTAACGATACCGTTATTGTTTATGACCGTGTTCGCGAGCACGAAGCACGCTTTATTGGACGTCCTCTTTCTGAGCACATTAATAATGCTGTTAACGAAACGCTATCACGTACATTCTTAACTTCAGGGACAACACTTTTTGTTTCTATGACAATGTTATTTTTCGGTGGTTTAGCAATTAGAGATTTCTTTCTTGCAATCTCACTTGGTGTTATCATTGGTACATATTCGTCAATTTTTGTTGCAGCACCTGTAACACTTCTTTTTGATAGAATGAAGGCCGAAAAGAATGAGACTAACGAAACAGTTAATGCATAA
- a CDS encoding HU family DNA-binding protein → MTKADLIAAVEKQANLTHKQAETIVNICFDSMIKSLYDDERIEIRGFGSFANRNYKAYEGRNPKTGKIVKVPPKKVPFFKVGKELKEMVDAGKDKYVIREA, encoded by the coding sequence ATGACAAAAGCGGATTTAATTGCTGCCGTTGAGAAGCAAGCGAACCTTACTCACAAGCAGGCCGAGACAATCGTAAACATTTGTTTCGACAGTATGATTAAGTCTCTCTATGATGACGAAAGAATTGAAATTCGTGGTTTCGGATCATTTGCCAATAGAAATTACAAGGCCTATGAGGGAAGAAATCCAAAGACTGGAAAGATCGTAAAAGTTCCACCTAAGAAAGTTCCATTCTTTAAAGTTGGTAAAGAACTTAAAGAAATGGTTGATGCAGGTAAGGACAAGTACGTAATCCGCGAAGCGTAA
- a CDS encoding NIF family HAD-type phosphatase: MKLIILDIDETLLHASDVPVENSTSIGPFHVVLRPHLKEFLNFLF; the protein is encoded by the coding sequence ATGAAGTTAATTATTCTAGATATCGATGAAACACTTTTGCACGCAAGTGATGTTCCTGTAGAAAACTCTACAAGCATAGGTCCTTTTCACGTCGTGCTCAGACCACACTTAAAAGAGTTTTTAAACTTCCTTTTTTAA
- a CDS encoding NIF family HAD-type phosphatase, protein MAIWTSGSENYMEHVLDLILPKESSLEFSWSSHRCTWKFDPLLNERVPLKKLSKVKRLGFSLDSILAIDDTPAKYQNNYGNLIRVREFLGDHDDNELLHLIEYLKTLSGVDDVRNIEKRNWRDQ, encoded by the coding sequence GTGGCCATTTGGACCTCTGGATCAGAGAATTATATGGAGCATGTTCTTGATTTAATTTTGCCAAAAGAGTCTTCGTTAGAGTTCTCTTGGTCTTCTCATCGTTGTACTTGGAAGTTCGATCCTCTTTTAAATGAGAGGGTGCCTTTAAAGAAACTTTCTAAAGTAAAGCGTCTTGGTTTTTCATTAGATTCTATTCTCGCCATTGATGATACGCCGGCCAAGTATCAGAATAATTATGGAAACCTTATACGCGTACGTGAATTTTTAGGAGATCACGACGATAATGAACTGCTTCATTTAATCGAGTATTTAAAAACATTATCAGGAGTTGATGATGTTAGAAATATTGAAAAGAGAAATTGGAGAGATCAATAG
- a CDS encoding HNH endonuclease, with product MMEYQKIFVSMICYITPLSVVLYVLLFHTLPTKVSAANYYVNFVAPVIVEKSKLSYGNSANWKYLRKKIFEVQGDRCLCCGKKSEQLHVDHIKPKSRYPHLEFMIDNLQVLCPECNMKKSNSHETDYRKTEHLVSLVREINNNKLLQRKYVYDFKVLEKLANKRFKAEMKNRSYMQVLPIV from the coding sequence ATGATGGAATACCAAAAAATTTTTGTATCAATGATTTGCTACATTACTCCTCTAAGCGTTGTTCTTTATGTCTTACTATTTCACACACTCCCTACAAAAGTTAGTGCGGCCAATTACTATGTCAACTTTGTCGCGCCGGTTATCGTTGAAAAAAGCAAGTTGAGCTATGGCAATAGTGCCAATTGGAAATATCTACGCAAAAAAATTTTTGAAGTTCAAGGTGATCGTTGCCTTTGCTGTGGAAAAAAATCTGAGCAACTCCATGTCGATCACATTAAGCCAAAAAGTCGCTACCCTCACTTAGAATTTATGATCGACAATCTTCAGGTGCTTTGCCCTGAATGCAATATGAAAAAATCAAATTCCCACGAGACTGATTACAGAAAAACAGAGCACCTCGTCTCTCTTGTCCGTGAAATTAATAACAATAAACTTCTTCAAAGAAAGTATGTCTACGACTTCAAAGTTCTTGAAAAGCTCGCCAATAAGAGATTCAAGGCGGAAATGAAAAATCGAAGTTATATGCAGGTTCTTCCAATTGTTTAA
- a CDS encoding NADP-dependent isocitrate dehydrogenase translates to MTKSKIYYTKTDEAPFLATHSFLPLVEAFTKTAGIEVELKDISLAARVIAHFPEFLKEEHRLSDALSELGELAKTPGANIIKLPNISASIPQLKACISELQEHGVTVPNFPENPSSEEEKEIKSRYAKVLGSAVNPVLREGNSDRRVADAVKEYAKNNPHSMGEWSKDSKSHVAHMNEGDFYGSELSHTMESAGDVKIEFISNDGKREVLKESTPLLAGEVIDASRMRAKDLKAYFEKEISEAKKEGVLLSVHLKATMMKVSDPIMFGHAVKVYFKDVFAKHADTIATLGVNANNGLGDLYKKIETLEPSKKAEIEADLKAALENGPALAMVDSDKGITNLHVPSDVIIDASMPACIRSSGKMWGADGKLHDTKALIPDRSYAGIYQETIQFCKENGAFDVKTMGNVSNVGLMAKKAEEYGSHDKTFEMTDAGRVVVTNNDGKEIFSFDVEAGDIFRMCQTKDVAIKDWVKLGVTRSRLTGQPAVFWLDKNRAHDAELITKVETYLKDHDTNGLEIKILAPVEAIRYTLERVKNGENTISVTGNVLRDYLTDLFPILELGTSAKMLSIVPLLAGGGLFETGAGGSAPKHVQQFAEENHLRWDSLGEFLALSVSLEDLGQKNGNAKALVLSKALNVANSKFLKTNKSPSRKVGELDNRGSHFYLSLYWAEALAEQNEDSELKDKFSAIFKELSSNEEKIVGELNKVQGVAIDMGGYYHADETKVSKAMRPSDTFNSIIDNM, encoded by the coding sequence ATGACTAAATCTAAAATTTATTACACAAAAACAGATGAAGCACCTTTTCTTGCAACGCATTCTTTTCTTCCTCTCGTCGAGGCCTTTACTAAAACGGCCGGAATCGAAGTTGAGTTAAAAGATATCTCTCTTGCAGCTCGAGTGATTGCTCATTTTCCTGAATTCCTAAAAGAAGAGCACAGACTCTCTGATGCTCTAAGTGAACTTGGAGAGCTTGCTAAAACTCCAGGTGCCAATATTATTAAACTACCAAATATTTCAGCTTCAATTCCTCAGCTAAAGGCCTGTATCAGTGAATTGCAAGAGCACGGTGTAACGGTTCCTAATTTTCCTGAAAACCCTTCAAGTGAAGAAGAAAAAGAAATTAAGTCACGTTATGCTAAAGTTCTTGGTTCAGCTGTTAACCCTGTTCTTCGTGAAGGGAACTCTGATCGTCGTGTCGCTGATGCGGTAAAAGAATATGCTAAAAACAATCCACACTCGATGGGTGAGTGGTCAAAAGATTCTAAGTCTCACGTCGCTCACATGAATGAAGGTGATTTCTACGGTTCTGAACTTTCACATACAATGGAAAGTGCAGGGGATGTGAAAATTGAGTTTATTTCAAACGATGGAAAGAGGGAAGTTCTTAAAGAGAGTACTCCACTACTTGCTGGTGAGGTGATTGATGCTTCTCGTATGAGAGCAAAAGATCTTAAGGCCTATTTTGAAAAAGAAATTTCAGAGGCGAAGAAAGAGGGTGTTCTTCTTTCTGTTCACTTAAAAGCAACGATGATGAAAGTCTCAGATCCAATTATGTTTGGTCATGCTGTGAAAGTTTACTTTAAAGACGTTTTCGCTAAGCATGCTGATACAATTGCTACACTTGGAGTGAATGCTAATAATGGTCTTGGCGATCTTTATAAAAAGATTGAAACTCTTGAGCCTTCTAAGAAAGCTGAAATCGAAGCCGATCTTAAAGCGGCCCTCGAAAATGGGCCAGCACTTGCGATGGTTGATTCAGATAAGGGTATTACAAATCTTCATGTTCCAAGTGATGTTATTATTGATGCTTCTATGCCAGCTTGTATTCGTTCATCTGGTAAAATGTGGGGAGCTGATGGGAAACTTCATGATACAAAGGCCCTTATTCCAGATAGAAGCTATGCTGGTATCTATCAAGAGACAATCCAGTTTTGTAAAGAAAATGGAGCTTTTGATGTTAAGACTATGGGGAACGTTTCAAATGTTGGTCTCATGGCCAAAAAGGCTGAAGAGTATGGTTCACACGATAAGACTTTTGAAATGACTGATGCTGGAAGAGTGGTTGTCACAAATAATGATGGAAAAGAAATTTTCTCATTTGATGTAGAGGCCGGTGATATTTTCAGAATGTGTCAAACCAAAGATGTTGCTATTAAAGACTGGGTTAAATTAGGTGTCACTAGATCACGCCTAACAGGTCAACCAGCTGTCTTTTGGCTAGATAAAAATAGAGCTCACGACGCTGAACTTATTACTAAGGTTGAAACGTATCTTAAAGATCACGATACAAATGGCCTAGAAATTAAGATTCTCGCGCCAGTTGAAGCGATTCGCTATACACTTGAAAGAGTAAAAAATGGTGAAAATACAATTTCTGTTACAGGTAACGTTCTTAGAGATTACCTAACTGACCTTTTTCCAATTCTTGAGCTTGGAACAAGTGCTAAGATGCTTTCAATTGTACCTCTATTAGCTGGTGGAGGACTTTTTGAAACTGGTGCAGGTGGTTCTGCTCCAAAGCACGTTCAGCAATTTGCAGAAGAAAATCACCTTAGATGGGATTCTCTCGGAGAGTTCCTTGCTCTCTCTGTTTCACTAGAAGATCTTGGTCAAAAGAATGGAAATGCGAAGGCCCTCGTGCTTTCAAAGGCCCTTAACGTTGCCAATTCAAAGTTTCTAAAAACAAATAAATCACCTTCTAGAAAAGTTGGTGAACTTGATAACAGAGGTTCTCACTTTTATCTCTCTCTCTACTGGGCCGAAGCTCTAGCAGAGCAAAATGAGGACAGTGAGCTTAAAGATAAATTTAGCGCTATCTTCAAAGAGCTTTCTTCAAACGAAGAAAAGATTGTTGGTGAGCTAAATAAAGTTCAAGGTGTTGCTATTGATATGGGTGGTTACTATCATGCTGATGAAACAAAAGTTTCAAAGGCGATGCGTCCATCAGATACTTTCAATTCAATTATCGATAATATGTAA
- a CDS encoding GNAT family N-acetyltransferase has protein sequence MKFKIATNKDLKNLKEIYRLSALHIGRKLYDEKQVHMWSSFSEKDDFEEFVLKGRVEIAFLKTRPAGFLGLHDDGYLSSLYVHPDFEGNKVASHLLKRAITYARDLNLKEISCDASLLSEPVFSHFGFKVVKREIVERDGVFFDRAQMKLLL, from the coding sequence ATGAAATTCAAAATCGCGACTAATAAAGACTTAAAAAACTTAAAAGAGATTTATCGCTTAAGTGCTCTTCATATTGGGCGAAAGCTTTATGATGAAAAGCAAGTTCATATGTGGTCAAGCTTTAGTGAAAAAGATGATTTCGAAGAATTTGTCCTAAAGGGTCGTGTAGAAATAGCGTTTCTAAAAACAAGGCCTGCAGGTTTTTTAGGTCTTCATGATGATGGTTACTTATCTAGCCTCTATGTTCACCCCGATTTTGAGGGGAATAAGGTTGCAAGTCATCTTTTAAAAAGGGCGATTACTTATGCAAGAGATTTAAACCTTAAAGAGATTTCTTGTGATGCTAGTTTACTGAGTGAACCTGTTTTTTCTCACTTTGGATTTAAAGTTGTTAAGCGTGAAATCGTCGAGCGCGATGGGGTGTTCTTTGATCGCGCTCAAATGAAATTGCTTCTCTAG
- a CDS encoding extracellular catalytic domain type 2 short-chain-length polyhydroxyalkanoate depolymerase, which yields MKTIFFATTMIIFIIKITTPSFATYLQVNNKLTVSGISSGAFFAHQFHLTYNEDVIGAALFAGGPFYCARNSINRALDTCMKGEDSHTLALESHSKLKDLEKEELVDHLDNIKNDRVFLFSGLNDNVVDSSVVYQVKKLYLLLGIKEGDLFYKDSTLAGHAWPTLNYGNPCETPKQGPFISDCDYDGALESYRFLYPNKEISSIYNGGNLIEIDQSNFFTERIDSILMQEKGYLYIPKSCYEKRCDFHIAFHGCAQTLDHIQEQFIKETGIIEASKKLDLVVLFPQARKSYLPSMNPYGCWDWWGHSSSDYYHKKGNQMNIIKKMVDYYMSKSNDLEKQFHLSAIKEHPIALDDFTLNNFKSKVRKNRFTQ from the coding sequence TTGAAAACGATTTTCTTCGCTACGACAATGATCATCTTCATAATTAAGATAACCACACCAAGTTTTGCAACGTATCTTCAAGTCAATAACAAGCTGACAGTTTCGGGAATTTCCTCAGGCGCTTTCTTCGCCCACCAATTTCACTTAACTTATAATGAAGATGTTATAGGTGCCGCTCTCTTTGCTGGAGGTCCCTTCTATTGTGCAAGAAATAGCATAAATCGGGCTCTAGATACATGTATGAAGGGAGAAGATAGTCACACTCTTGCCCTTGAATCTCATTCAAAGTTAAAAGATCTTGAAAAAGAAGAGCTCGTTGATCATTTAGATAACATAAAAAATGATCGCGTTTTTCTATTTAGTGGTCTCAATGACAATGTGGTTGATTCAAGCGTAGTTTATCAAGTAAAAAAACTCTACCTTCTTCTAGGTATAAAAGAGGGTGACCTCTTTTACAAAGATTCCACTCTTGCAGGTCATGCCTGGCCAACACTTAATTATGGAAATCCTTGCGAAACTCCTAAACAGGGACCTTTTATTAGTGATTGCGATTATGATGGAGCATTGGAGTCTTATCGATTTCTCTACCCCAATAAAGAAATCTCTTCTATATACAATGGTGGTAATCTCATTGAAATAGATCAATCAAACTTTTTTACAGAGAGAATTGACTCTATTCTTATGCAAGAAAAAGGATATCTTTATATACCAAAATCTTGCTATGAAAAAAGATGCGACTTTCACATTGCCTTTCACGGCTGTGCTCAAACGCTTGATCACATCCAAGAACAATTTATTAAAGAAACAGGTATTATCGAAGCTTCTAAAAAGCTCGATCTCGTCGTTCTCTTTCCTCAGGCAAGAAAATCATACTTGCCGAGCATGAACCCCTACGGTTGTTGGGATTGGTGGGGCCACTCTAGTTCTGATTACTATCACAAAAAAGGAAATCAGATGAATATTATAAAGAAGATGGTCGATTACTATATGAGTAAATCGAATGATCTAGAGAAGCAATTTCATTTGAGCGCGATCAAAGAACACCCCATCGCGCTCGACGATTTCACGCTTAACAACTTTAAATCCAAAGTGAGAAAAAACAGGTTCACTCAGTAA
- a CDS encoding C1 family peptidase, whose protein sequence is MKLFVLTLLLSFGTSAEMISIRKYQSPVKSQKDRNTCAYFAVTAMLEGSIKKKFDLEVDISEQFQIYYGKEHFGEYSNSEHGYTYEIALNFRKQYFFVEESELPYQMSFFENGGPCSSYDPLDESAPSTCFSQGPVDVDSLKTVRMSGLEVKMVTNLWSSWKSKTDLYEDEIRDGNGVVATVMVYPPLWDEQNVSLPDETFEKCESGELACYGHAIHFTGYDKEKRIFQFKNSWSKNWGDEGYGYMSYDYVLKHAVDPISFRWDRILSDIGK, encoded by the coding sequence ATGAAATTATTTGTATTAACACTCCTTCTGTCATTTGGCACAAGCGCCGAAATGATCTCAATTAGAAAATATCAAAGTCCTGTAAAAAGCCAAAAAGATAGAAATACATGTGCCTATTTTGCGGTAACTGCAATGCTTGAAGGTTCAATCAAAAAGAAGTTTGATTTAGAAGTTGATATCTCTGAACAATTTCAAATTTACTATGGGAAAGAGCACTTTGGAGAGTATTCCAACTCTGAACATGGTTACACGTACGAAATCGCGCTCAATTTTAGAAAGCAGTACTTCTTTGTCGAAGAGAGTGAGCTTCCTTATCAGATGAGTTTCTTTGAAAACGGTGGGCCTTGTTCTAGCTATGATCCTCTCGATGAGAGTGCGCCAAGCACATGCTTTTCTCAAGGTCCAGTCGATGTCGACTCTCTAAAGACTGTCAGAATGTCTGGTCTTGAAGTAAAGATGGTGACAAATTTATGGAGCTCATGGAAGTCAAAAACAGATCTCTATGAAGATGAGATTCGTGATGGAAATGGAGTTGTTGCAACTGTGATGGTTTATCCCCCGCTTTGGGATGAACAAAATGTTTCCCTACCTGATGAAACTTTTGAAAAGTGCGAGTCAGGGGAGCTTGCTTGTTATGGCCATGCGATCCACTTCACTGGGTATGATAAAGAAAAGAGAATTTTTCAATTCAAAAATAGCTGGTCAAAGAACTGGGGTGATGAGGGCTACGGCTATATGTCTTATGACTACGTTTTAAAGCATGCTGTAGATCCAATTTCCTTTCGTTGGGATAGAATCCTTTCAGATATTGGCAAATGA
- a CDS encoding TonB-dependent receptor plug domain-containing protein yields the protein MKFQKVFLFSLIIGQVPSFAQTTLGTINVSAKKTTLAATSESDVSSNESFDQQAIDLLQSQSLDDLLKLSVSSTTLGGPRSSGEALSIRGLKAGKLFLYVDGMAQRMQTDHSSMLALEMEDIARVTIYSDSQAEVGSSIGGGASFETKDATHYLSKKDKAAGEMQVSVQGANKEKMTNAKVMAREEDYDIYLSATKRKADDTVLANKETLTNSSYEDENFLFKANLPDFIEDQKLTFQVQRFQRTDTVPLNPSLNPPKDLYDLQGNTKQQRLSYKIEHNAIFDNLSIKTFAYDQKNRINKIRQSDSEEEQRVIQTKSLSTNLIYNYEGLYTLKTGATVLQYQLEGSKANQALPSYADGKARELNFYAKADARPAEFLTLGLSARTIDYKMVSANQDFEQKDISEINYSSYVEFDAYNKAFIKLSYGEGTNNPRLQDVFADGLHRKSDNIMFANNYFIPNLDLETERSKKYEIQGKIETNLFSSYDRLKLQYSQYWSYVDNYITTQSEEKFVFDYPETGTTQFVNIENVKLKGRELTLGYANDYFDINMTYARYRGINVNQALLIETMPADQYTFNTQAFIDNWGLTLGYLGQLALKQDRQNRDVLQREQESPSYFVHNIYAKKDFLKGTLKGLTITSGIDNLTNRKYRKYGSHIMEAQMNYKMKIGYIFKI from the coding sequence ATGAAATTTCAAAAAGTTTTTCTATTTAGCCTTATCATAGGCCAAGTTCCTAGTTTTGCTCAGACAACACTGGGCACGATTAACGTGAGCGCGAAGAAGACAACTCTCGCGGCCACTAGCGAATCAGATGTCTCATCCAATGAATCTTTCGACCAACAGGCCATTGATTTATTGCAATCACAATCACTCGATGATCTCTTAAAGCTCTCAGTGAGTTCAACCACTCTTGGTGGTCCTCGCTCAAGTGGAGAGGCCTTATCGATTAGAGGTCTTAAGGCCGGAAAGCTCTTTCTCTATGTTGATGGCATGGCCCAAAGGATGCAAACAGATCATAGTTCTATGCTTGCCCTTGAAATGGAAGATATCGCAAGAGTTACCATTTATTCAGACTCCCAAGCGGAAGTTGGAAGTAGTATTGGAGGTGGTGCTAGCTTTGAAACAAAAGATGCGACTCATTATCTTTCTAAAAAAGATAAAGCTGCTGGAGAAATGCAAGTCTCTGTTCAAGGGGCCAACAAAGAGAAGATGACCAATGCAAAGGTTATGGCCAGAGAAGAAGATTACGATATTTATTTGAGTGCAACCAAGAGAAAGGCCGACGATACAGTTCTTGCTAATAAAGAAACTCTCACAAACTCGAGTTATGAAGATGAAAACTTTCTCTTTAAAGCAAATCTTCCCGATTTTATCGAAGATCAAAAACTAACTTTTCAAGTTCAGCGCTTTCAAAGAACAGACACTGTTCCCCTCAATCCAAGCCTAAATCCTCCTAAAGACCTTTATGATCTTCAAGGAAATACAAAGCAACAGAGATTGAGTTATAAAATCGAACACAATGCTATTTTTGATAATCTCTCAATTAAAACTTTTGCTTACGATCAAAAAAATCGTATTAATAAAATCAGACAGAGTGATAGTGAAGAAGAACAACGTGTTATTCAAACAAAGTCTCTTTCGACAAACCTGATCTATAATTACGAAGGTCTCTATACTTTAAAAACGGGAGCAACTGTTCTTCAATATCAACTTGAAGGAAGTAAAGCAAACCAGGCACTACCAAGTTATGCGGATGGGAAAGCTCGTGAGCTGAACTTCTATGCTAAGGCGGATGCAAGGCCAGCTGAATTCTTAACACTTGGCCTATCTGCTCGAACAATTGACTATAAAATGGTCTCTGCTAATCAAGACTTTGAGCAAAAAGATATTAGTGAAATCAATTACAGTAGTTATGTTGAATTTGATGCTTACAATAAGGCCTTTATAAAATTAAGCTACGGAGAAGGGACAAACAATCCTCGCCTTCAAGATGTCTTTGCCGATGGACTTCATAGAAAGTCAGACAACATAATGTTTGCTAATAACTACTTCATTCCAAATCTTGATCTTGAAACAGAGAGATCAAAAAAGTATGAAATACAGGGAAAAATTGAGACAAACCTCTTTTCTTCCTATGACCGTCTAAAGCTTCAATACTCGCAATACTGGTCATATGTTGACAATTATATCACTACGCAAAGTGAAGAGAAATTTGTTTTTGATTATCCTGAAACAGGTACAACTCAATTTGTTAATATTGAAAATGTAAAATTAAAAGGTAGAGAATTAACTCTAGGTTATGCCAATGACTACTTTGATATCAATATGACATATGCCCGTTACCGTGGAATCAATGTTAACCAAGCGCTTCTCATTGAAACAATGCCTGCTGATCAGTACACATTTAACACACAGGCCTTCATCGACAATTGGGGACTCACCTTGGGCTATCTCGGACAGCTCGCACTAAAGCAAGATCGTCAAAACAGGGATGTTTTACAAAGAGAGCAAGAATCACCAAGCTACTTTGTTCACAATATTTATGCGAAAAAAGATTTCCTCAAGGGAACACTTAAAGGTTTAACAATCACAAGCGGAATTGATAATCTTACAAATAGAAAATATAGAAAATACGGCTCCCACATTATGGAAGCTCAAATGAATTACAAAATGAAAATCGGATATATTTTTAAAATCTAA
- the hpf gene encoding ribosome hibernation-promoting factor, HPF/YfiA family: protein MQLQMTFKKKLNHGVLEDIIQKKSKKIERLLGKNVKVQWLLDVEKDNHFSEVHISGHKGPIIRAHAISDNLLKTIDDVIKKVETQIKKKKGKQHNYRPLDMVANT from the coding sequence ATGCAATTACAAATGACATTTAAGAAGAAACTTAATCACGGAGTTTTAGAGGATATCATCCAAAAGAAATCTAAAAAGATTGAACGCCTTCTTGGGAAGAATGTCAAAGTTCAATGGCTTCTCGATGTTGAAAAGGACAACCACTTTAGCGAGGTCCATATCTCTGGTCACAAAGGACCAATTATTAGGGCCCATGCCATTTCAGACAACCTTCTAAAGACAATTGATGATGTAATTAAAAAAGTTGAAACACAGATTAAGAAGAAAAAAGGTAAACAACACAATTATAGGCCACTAGATATGGTTGCCAATACATGA
- a CDS encoding ABC transporter substrate-binding protein: protein MKMLVLWGAILAFFFQSSAFARTFEDFKKSGVLKVAVDSTYPPMEFENAKGKVIGFDIDFANMLAKKLGVKAEFVVMPWDGILAGLAGKRYDVIISSMNVTKQRQRVVNFVEYVKMGQVFISKKSGPQVKTINDLNGLVVAVQRDTTSSEAVEKFQKEVNIKAVKTFVAATDTFSALKSNQAQVIVIDEPVGSYYAALDKKTFDVTGQAISPEPVGIAIRKGDQELFVEIDKAVKKMKKDGSFNRIYKKWFNRLPHN, encoded by the coding sequence ATGAAAATGCTTGTTTTGTGGGGGGCGATCTTGGCCTTCTTTTTTCAGTCGAGCGCGTTTGCTAGAACTTTTGAAGACTTTAAAAAAAGTGGTGTTTTAAAAGTTGCTGTGGACTCAACTTATCCACCGATGGAGTTTGAAAATGCTAAGGGGAAAGTTATTGGTTTTGATATCGACTTCGCCAATATGTTAGCAAAAAAACTTGGTGTGAAAGCGGAGTTTGTTGTGATGCCTTGGGACGGTATCTTAGCTGGTCTTGCAGGTAAGAGATACGATGTCATCATTTCGAGTATGAACGTAACAAAGCAGCGTCAGCGTGTCGTGAACTTTGTTGAATATGTGAAGATGGGACAAGTTTTTATTTCTAAAAAGTCGGGACCTCAAGTGAAAACAATCAATGATCTCAATGGTCTTGTTGTTGCTGTTCAAAGAGATACAACGTCGAGTGAAGCTGTTGAAAAATTTCAAAAAGAAGTCAACATTAAAGCTGTTAAAACTTTTGTTGCTGCAACAGATACTTTCTCTGCTTTAAAAAGTAATCAGGCCCAGGTCATCGTTATTGACGAACCTGTCGGTTCTTACTACGCGGCCCTTGATAAGAAGACTTTCGATGTTACTGGACAGGCCATTTCGCCGGAGCCAGTTGGTATTGCCATTAGAAAAGGTGATCAAGAACTTTTTGTTGAAATTGATAAAGCGGTGAAGAAGATGAAAAAAGATGGATCTTTTAATCGTATTTATAAGAAGTGGTTCAATAGACTTCCACATAATTAA